CGGCGGCAAGCCCCATGATGAGGAGCAGCGGGTCCCCGCTCCCGTGCTCCTCGTAGTAGAGCTCGATCGAGCCGACCTTCGCCGTGCTCACTGCTCGAACCAGCCCTGCATGACCTGGGCGAACATCATGTCGCCCGTGAGCTTCAGCTTCCCGGTCATGAAGGCCTGCATACCGTTCAGCGTGCCCGTGACCAGCCGCAGGAAGTCCGGCGCCTGGAGGGTGAGCGTGACGCGCGCCGGCCCGGCCGCGCCCTTCACCAGCTCGCATTTCCCGCCGGCGATCTTCAGCTGGTAGCTGTGCACCGTGCCGCCGACGTTGATGTCGTACTGGATGACGGCGCTCTGGCTCCCGGCCTTCTGGGGCAGGAAGGCCTCGACCATGCCGGCGAAGATCTGGCCGAGCACGGTGTCGGCGCCCTGCGCGACGACGCCCTGCGTGATCTCCTCGTCCGAGCGGCCCTCGAGCGTGGCGGCCAGCTCCTGACGTCGCTTCTGTCTGTCGTCTGCCATCGAACTCGCTCCTCCTTTGGCTCTTCGGCCGCGGCGCAGCGGCGCCGCGACGCCGCTCAGCTACTACCGTGAGTCGCGCCGGGACCGCAACGCGGCCCGGACGAGCGGCCCGCGCGGGCAGCCGAACGGGCGACTCGGGCAGCCACCGGACGCCGGGCTCAGAGGTGTTTCAGGATCTTGCTCGCCATGGCGTCTCTCAACGGGGTGTAGCGCTTCATGAAGGAATACCCGGCGATCAGCCACCGGTCCGCGCGGATGAGCGCCCGTCGGAGCGCCGAGTCGCCCGGCAGCGGGACGTAGCGGGTCGGCCGGAGCGGGCAGGTCTTCCCCTCGTCGCGGAAGTAGTAGAGCGCGATCGATTTGCGCGAGTCCCCCTCCGGGCACGCTACCCCGGCCGGCACGCCGTGGAAGGACGTGGCGCTGGTGCGGAAAACCACGCAGCGATTGAAAATCGGCTCGATCCGCCGCACGCAACGGGTGACCCGGGGGTCCCAGAACTCGAGCCACCCCCGGTGCGACTCCTCCCACTCTTTATTGAGGAAGAGAAGGAGATTCACCTGGCGGCTCCAGGTCCTGCGCTTGGAGTGGGCGAGGAAGTCGGTGTGCACGTTCAGGAAGCCGCCCGGCAGCGTTTGCTGCAGCCCGCCCCCGTCGAGTTCCGGGTCGGCGAGAAGCCCCTCGATCCCCACCAGACGGTCGAGGGCCCGGACGAACGCGTCGGACTGGAGGTCGGCGATCACCGCCCGGCTCGCAGGCCCCATCC
This portion of the Deltaproteobacteria bacterium genome encodes:
- a CDS encoding SCP2 sterol-binding domain-containing protein, yielding MADDRQKRRQELAATLEGRSDEEITQGVVAQGADTVLGQIFAGMVEAFLPQKAGSQSAVIQYDINVGGTVHSYQLKIAGGKCELVKGAAGPARVTLTLQAPDFLRLVTGTLNGMQAFMTGKLKLTGDMMFAQVMQGWFEQ
- a CDS encoding 2OG-Fe(II) oxygenase; translated protein: MGFITLEVPAPAMQCLDLDRLNETVLAERERFAAAAPFPHVVLDDLLYPDVADAVVREFDAARDGWQFFQHFNEKKIALNDPSRMGPASRAVIADLQSDAFVRALDRLVGIEGLLADPELDGGGLQQTLPGGFLNVHTDFLAHSKRRTWSRQVNLLLFLNKEWEESHRGWLEFWDPRVTRCVRRIEPIFNRCVVFRTSATSFHGVPAGVACPEGDSRKSIALYYFRDEGKTCPLRPTRYVPLPGDSALRRALIRADRWLIAGYSFMKRYTPLRDAMASKILKHL